One genomic window of Massilia sp. KIM includes the following:
- a CDS encoding L-asparaginase, translating into MKAVAPGTVIFHRHRGYGVITHVNLLTGWISARFGNEARTLDLNLSSDEVQHADGEPILFRRAPPDRMPHARLMAVVRELHKAGYQKLYLYSWPKPSGLHWRWHLFTGPRNWMQRTWREGWYGSGADYNNNPVMGWGDLPGASTDELIHALAKFDPQGLAQALGRDEDHTAWFAQACELLLPGYMYSLNMERPAGGGLVEAPPVPVVPVRAGLKVYAGPDIGWPPGWAGLWTGTHVMPARKPNLTGEPELR; encoded by the coding sequence ATGAAAGCAGTCGCACCCGGAACCGTCATCTTCCACCGCCATCGAGGCTATGGCGTGATCACCCACGTCAACCTCCTGACGGGCTGGATTTCGGCCCGGTTCGGGAACGAGGCGCGCACCCTGGACCTGAACCTCTCGAGCGACGAGGTGCAGCACGCGGATGGCGAACCCATCCTGTTCCGCCGCGCCCCGCCCGACCGCATGCCGCACGCGCGCCTGATGGCCGTGGTGCGCGAACTGCACAAGGCGGGTTACCAGAAGCTCTACCTGTATTCCTGGCCCAAGCCCTCGGGGCTGCACTGGCGCTGGCACCTGTTCACCGGGCCGCGCAACTGGATGCAGCGCACCTGGCGCGAAGGCTGGTATGGCTCGGGGGCGGACTACAACAACAATCCGGTGATGGGCTGGGGCGATCTGCCCGGGGCGAGCACGGATGAGCTGATCCATGCCCTGGCGAAATTCGACCCGCAGGGCCTGGCGCAGGCGCTGGGAAGGGACGAGGACCACACGGCCTGGTTCGCCCAGGCCTGCGAGCTGCTGCTGCCGGGATACATGTACAGCCTGAACATGGAGCGGCCCGCGGGCGGCGGCCTGGTCGAAGCGCCGCCGGTGCCGGTGGTGCCGGTGCGGGCGGGCCTGAAGGTCTATGCGGGGCCGGACATCGGCTGGCCGCCGGGCTGGGCGGGCTTGTGGACGGGCACCCACGTCATGCCGGCGCGCAAGCCGAATCTGACGGGAGAGCCCGAGCTGCGCTGA
- a CDS encoding asparaginase domain-containing protein, producing the protein MTLRLIATGGTFDKHYNELNGVLGFADSHLPEVIKRSRMTIPVALDVLPLLDSLDMQDADRQRVLASCQAATEKAIVIIHGTDTMRETAAVLGAAKLDQTIVLTGAMIPYEIANSDALFNLGFACGVAQALPAGVYVAMNGQVFPWDNVQKNRAAGVFQNL; encoded by the coding sequence ATGACTTTGCGACTCATCGCCACCGGTGGCACTTTCGACAAGCATTACAATGAACTGAACGGCGTGCTCGGCTTCGCCGACAGCCATTTGCCCGAGGTAATCAAGCGCAGCCGCATGACCATTCCGGTCGCGCTCGACGTGCTGCCCCTGCTCGATTCGCTCGACATGCAGGACGCCGACCGCCAGCGCGTGCTGGCTTCCTGCCAGGCGGCCACCGAGAAGGCGATCGTCATCATCCACGGCACCGACACCATGCGCGAAACCGCGGCGGTGCTCGGGGCGGCCAAGCTCGACCAGACCATCGTGCTGACCGGCGCCATGATCCCCTACGAGATCGCCAATTCCGACGCCCTGTTCAACCTGGGCTTCGCCTGCGGCGTGGCCCAGGCCCTGCCGGCCGGAGTCTACGTTGCCATGAACGGCCAGGTCTTCCCCTGGGATAACGTGCAGAAGAACCGCGCCGCTGGCGTGTTCCAGAACCTCTAA
- a CDS encoding catalase yields the protein MNEQRPTLTTRQGHPVRDNQAMRSVGERGPATLENYQFIEKITHFDRERIPERVVHARGTGAHGVFEAYGTIGDEPASKYTRARVLNEVGVQTPVFVRFSTVIGARESPETARDPRGFAIKFKTVDGNWDLVGNNLKVFFIRDAIKFPDMIHAFKPDPVTNQQEPWRFYDFICSHPEALHMVTWVKSPWGIPANYREMEGSGVNTYKLVNDQGVAHLVKFHFQPRQGVRNLTASQAAGIQAQDTSHATRDLYEAIARGDFPEWEFCVQIMSDGEHPELDFDPLDDTKRWPEDRFPLLPVGRLVLNKNPDNVFAETEQSAFGTGVLVDGIDFSDDKMLQGRTLSYSDTQRYRVGPNYLQLPINAPQEAASARTNQRDGQMTYYVDGRGEDKHINYEPSIVGGFQEAPTPDKDYHQWVEGHLGRYQTTRTADDYRQAGERYRSFEEWEREDLVNNIGSDLAKCPNAIQLRMVWHFWHCDEDYGRRVAQVAGIDLERAKALAPLPGKPAPHQDREGPTYSDGKPERGAAGSKEPATSEEVAASK from the coding sequence ATGAACGAGCAGCGCCCCACCCTGACCACCCGCCAGGGTCACCCGGTCCGCGACAACCAGGCCATGCGTTCCGTCGGCGAACGCGGACCGGCCACGCTGGAAAATTACCAGTTCATCGAGAAGATCACCCACTTCGACCGCGAGCGGATTCCCGAGCGCGTGGTGCACGCGCGCGGCACCGGCGCCCATGGCGTGTTCGAGGCCTACGGGACGATCGGCGACGAACCGGCCAGCAAGTACACACGTGCGCGCGTGCTCAACGAGGTCGGCGTGCAGACGCCGGTGTTCGTGCGCTTCTCGACCGTGATCGGCGCCAGGGAGTCGCCCGAGACGGCGCGCGACCCGCGCGGCTTCGCCATCAAGTTCAAGACCGTGGACGGCAACTGGGACCTGGTCGGCAACAACCTCAAGGTCTTCTTCATCCGCGACGCGATCAAGTTCCCCGACATGATCCACGCCTTCAAGCCCGACCCGGTCACCAACCAGCAGGAGCCCTGGCGCTTCTACGATTTCATCTGCAGCCACCCCGAGGCCCTGCACATGGTCACCTGGGTCAAGAGCCCCTGGGGCATCCCGGCCAATTACCGCGAGATGGAAGGCTCGGGGGTGAACACCTACAAGCTGGTCAACGACCAGGGCGTGGCCCACCTGGTGAAGTTCCACTTCCAGCCCAGGCAGGGCGTGCGCAACCTGACTGCCAGCCAGGCCGCCGGAATCCAGGCCCAGGACACCAGCCACGCCACCCGCGACCTGTACGAGGCGATCGCGCGCGGCGACTTCCCGGAATGGGAGTTCTGCGTGCAGATCATGAGCGATGGCGAGCACCCCGAGCTCGATTTCGATCCGCTGGACGACACCAAGCGCTGGCCGGAAGACCGCTTCCCGCTGCTGCCCGTGGGCCGCCTGGTGCTGAACAAGAACCCGGACAATGTGTTCGCCGAGACCGAGCAGTCGGCCTTCGGCACCGGGGTGCTGGTGGACGGGATCGACTTCTCGGACGACAAGATGCTGCAGGGCCGGACGCTCTCGTATTCCGACACCCAGCGCTACCGGGTGGGGCCGAACTACCTGCAGTTGCCGATCAACGCGCCGCAGGAAGCGGCGAGCGCGCGCACCAACCAACGCGACGGCCAGATGACCTACTACGTCGATGGCCGCGGCGAGGACAAGCACATCAACTACGAGCCCAGCATCGTGGGCGGCTTCCAGGAAGCGCCCACACCCGACAAGGATTACCACCAGTGGGTCGAGGGCCACCTGGGCCGCTACCAGACCACGCGCACGGCGGACGATTACCGGCAAGCGGGAGAGCGCTACCGCAGCTTCGAGGAATGGGAACGCGAGGACCTGGTGAACAACATCGGGAGCGACCTCGCGAAGTGCCCGAACGCGATCCAGCTGCGAATGGTGTGGCACTTCTGGCACTGCGACGAGGATTACGGCCGACGCGTGGCGCAAGTGGCCGGGATCGACCTGGAGCGCGCGAAAGCACTCGCGCCGCTGCCGGGCAAGCCGGCGCCGCACCAGGATCGGGAAGGGCCGACCTATTCGGACGGCAAGCCGGAACGCGGCGCTGCGGGCAGCAAGGAACCGGCCACCAGCGAGGAAGTCGCGGCCTCGAAGTGA
- a CDS encoding recombination-associated protein RdgC, with amino-acid sequence MWFKNLQIYRLPAPWAFNPEQLEEALQSQAFTPASSNELLRQGWDSPRNNGKLVHVVNKQMLMMLGTEKKLLPSSVINQVAKAKAAELEEQQGFPPGKKAMKELKERVADELLPRAFSIRSNVWVWIDPVNGWLVVDAASPAKADDVIKLLLKAVDRMPLESLRVQRSPVAVMTGWLEADEAPYGFTIDQDTELRATGESRAAVRYVKHTLEPDDIRRHIAAGKQCTRLAMTWNDRISFVLTESLAIKGVKPLDVIKEGEAPTYSDDERFDNDIVLMTGELAKLLADVVEALGGEAKA; translated from the coding sequence ATGTGGTTCAAGAATCTTCAGATCTATCGCCTGCCCGCTCCCTGGGCATTCAACCCGGAACAACTGGAAGAGGCGCTGCAGTCCCAGGCCTTCACGCCCGCCAGCAGCAACGAACTGCTGCGCCAGGGCTGGGATTCGCCACGCAATAACGGCAAGCTGGTTCACGTCGTCAACAAGCAGATGCTGATGATGCTGGGCACCGAGAAGAAGCTGCTGCCCTCGTCGGTCATCAACCAGGTGGCCAAGGCCAAGGCGGCCGAGCTGGAAGAGCAGCAGGGCTTCCCGCCGGGCAAGAAGGCGATGAAGGAACTGAAGGAGCGCGTGGCCGACGAACTGCTGCCGCGCGCGTTCTCGATCCGCAGCAACGTCTGGGTCTGGATCGACCCGGTCAACGGCTGGCTGGTGGTCGACGCGGCCAGCCCGGCCAAGGCCGACGACGTGATCAAGCTGCTGCTCAAGGCGGTGGACCGCATGCCGCTCGAATCGCTGCGCGTGCAGCGCTCGCCGGTGGCGGTGATGACCGGCTGGCTGGAAGCCGACGAAGCGCCCTACGGCTTCACCATCGACCAGGACACCGAACTGCGCGCCACCGGCGAAAGCCGCGCCGCGGTGCGCTACGTGAAGCACACCCTGGAACCGGACGACATCCGCCGCCACATCGCGGCCGGCAAGCAGTGCACCCGCCTGGCCATGACCTGGAACGACCGCATCAGCTTCGTGCTGACCGAGTCGCTGGCGATCAAGGGCGTCAAGCCGCTGGACGTGATCAAGGAAGGCGAAGCGCCGACCTACAGCGACGACGAGCGTTTCGACAACGACATCGTCCTGATGACCGGCGAACTGGCCAAGCTGCTGGCCGACGTGGTCGAGGCCCTGGGCGGCGAAGCCAAGGCCTGA
- the dinB gene encoding DNA polymerase IV codes for MLYAITVVGPGIPPGALPRVNAPVRKIIHCDCDCFYASVEMRDDPSLRGRPLAVGGRPDQRGVIATCNYEARAYGIHSAMATAQAMKLCPELLVLPPAMEKYRIASRQIMDIYRDYTELVEPLSLDEAYLDVTNSPHCKGSATLIAQEIRRRIFETVGITASAGVAPNKFVAKIASDWNKPDGLFLVRPEEVDAFVAVLPVKKLYGVGKVTADKMHRLGLQTCGDMRTWSLDKLHEHFGSFGARLYDLCRGIDHREVNTSRERKSISTEETYTPDVPDLAACLKLLPELVEHLLGRIKRNNAEKFINKLFVKIKFNDFQQTTVECVGYAPHIPTYARLMETGWLRASRPVRLLGVGVRLSETEIVEQLRLFDDSVDESTTT; via the coding sequence ATACTGTATGCAATTACAGTAGTCGGCCCCGGCATCCCGCCCGGGGCGCTCCCGCGAGTGAACGCCCCGGTCCGGAAAATCATCCATTGCGATTGCGACTGTTTCTACGCATCCGTCGAGATGCGGGACGACCCGTCGCTGCGCGGACGCCCGCTGGCGGTGGGCGGCCGTCCCGACCAGCGCGGCGTGATCGCCACCTGCAACTACGAGGCACGGGCCTACGGCATCCATTCGGCCATGGCCACGGCCCAGGCCATGAAGCTCTGCCCCGAGCTCCTGGTGCTGCCGCCGGCGATGGAAAAGTACCGCATCGCCTCGCGCCAGATCATGGACATCTACCGCGACTACACCGAGCTGGTGGAGCCGCTCTCGCTCGACGAGGCCTACCTCGACGTCACCAATTCCCCGCACTGCAAGGGCAGCGCCACCCTGATCGCGCAGGAGATCCGGCGCCGCATCTTCGAGACCGTGGGCATCACCGCCTCGGCCGGCGTGGCGCCCAACAAGTTCGTGGCCAAGATCGCCAGCGACTGGAACAAGCCGGACGGCCTGTTCCTGGTGCGTCCCGAGGAAGTGGATGCCTTCGTCGCCGTGCTGCCGGTCAAGAAGCTCTACGGCGTGGGCAAGGTCACGGCCGACAAGATGCACCGGCTCGGCCTGCAGACCTGCGGCGACATGCGGACCTGGAGCCTGGACAAGCTGCACGAGCACTTCGGCAGCTTCGGCGCCCGTCTCTACGACCTGTGCCGCGGCATCGACCACCGCGAGGTGAACACCTCGCGCGAGCGCAAGTCGATCAGCACCGAGGAAACCTATACCCCGGACGTGCCCGACCTGGCCGCCTGCCTGAAGCTGCTGCCCGAACTGGTCGAGCACCTGCTTGGCCGCATCAAGCGCAACAATGCTGAAAAATTCATCAACAAGTTGTTCGTAAAGATCAAGTTCAACGACTTCCAGCAGACCACCGTCGAGTGTGTTGGCTATGCGCCACATATTCCGACCTATGCCCGCCTGATGGAAACCGGCTGGCTGCGCGCCAGCCGCCCCGTGCGCCTGCTGGGCGTGGGGGTGCGCCTGAGCGAGACCGAGATCGTCGAGCAGCTCCGGCTGTTCGACGACAGCGTGGACGAGTCGACAACAACTTGA
- a CDS encoding aldo/keto reductase, which yields MQYRRLGNTGTIVSRLCLGAMTFGGAATPPYDKVGGLDLAQTDRLVGVALDAGINFIDTADVYANGESESLLGQVLQGRREHVVLATKFHAPTGKGPNDAGQSRPHLMRALEASLRRLRTDHIDLYQIHNIDTLTPLEETLRALDDAVRAGKIRYIGCSNLAGWQVAKALGLSALHGWSSFVSVQNCYSLAVRDIEREILPQAVDAGLGVLAWSPLAGGLLSGKFGRGGSSDPDARRVHIDFPPVEREHGHRVTDALRAVAGRIGAAPAQLALAWLLARPGVSSAIVGARRPEQLLDNLKALELALEPEVLAELDAASALPAAYPAWIHAMTNSHREAFLRRGEGGAGGR from the coding sequence ATGCAATACCGACGACTCGGCAACACCGGCACCATCGTTTCGCGCCTCTGCCTGGGCGCCATGACCTTCGGCGGCGCCGCCACCCCGCCCTACGACAAGGTCGGGGGCCTGGATCTGGCGCAGACCGATCGCCTGGTCGGCGTGGCGCTGGACGCCGGCATCAACTTCATCGACACCGCCGACGTGTATGCGAACGGCGAATCCGAGAGCCTGCTCGGGCAGGTGCTGCAGGGACGGCGCGAGCACGTGGTCCTGGCCACCAAGTTCCACGCGCCCACCGGCAAGGGGCCGAACGACGCCGGCCAGTCGCGCCCGCACCTGATGCGCGCCCTCGAGGCCAGCCTGCGCCGCCTGCGCACCGACCACATCGACCTCTACCAGATCCATAACATCGACACCCTGACGCCGCTGGAGGAAACCCTGCGCGCCCTGGACGACGCGGTCCGCGCCGGCAAGATCCGCTACATCGGCTGCTCGAACCTGGCCGGCTGGCAGGTGGCGAAGGCGCTCGGCCTCTCGGCCCTGCACGGCTGGTCGTCCTTCGTCTCGGTCCAGAACTGCTATTCGCTGGCGGTGCGCGACATCGAGCGCGAGATCCTGCCGCAGGCGGTGGACGCCGGCCTGGGCGTGCTGGCCTGGAGTCCGCTCGCGGGTGGCCTCCTGTCGGGCAAGTTCGGGCGCGGCGGCAGCAGCGACCCGGATGCGCGGCGGGTGCACATCGACTTCCCGCCGGTGGAGCGGGAGCACGGCCACCGGGTCACCGACGCCTTGCGCGCGGTGGCCGGGCGCATCGGCGCCGCCCCGGCCCAGCTGGCCCTGGCCTGGCTGCTGGCGCGTCCGGGCGTAAGCTCGGCCATCGTCGGCGCGCGCCGTCCGGAGCAGCTGCTGGACAACCTCAAGGCGCTGGAGCTGGCGCTGGAACCGGAGGTGCTGGCCGAACTGGACGCCGCCAGCGCGCTGCCGGCGGCCTACCCGGCCTGGATCCACGCCATGACCAACAGCCACCGCGAAGCCTTCCTGCGCCGAGGGGAGGGCGGCGCAGGAGGGCGATGA
- a CDS encoding AraC family transcriptional regulator encodes MRARPDFAGDPLSDLLALLQVRSGVPLRMTAGGAWSLRFSGDGSLKFIAQVRGRLCVQVEGEPASFWLEPGDCLLLRGSRPYVAGTDPALAPDDGAAHFAALREHAGAVQWGEGEELEMVAGRFEIDPAQREVLEQLAPPALYLRAASSAAPALQALLQLYREEARAPALGQRALADGLARMALVQALRAQEAPAGWLGALRDPKIGAALRLLHAEPARRWTVQELAAGVAMSRSALALRFRRLVGCAPLHYLQQWRMRLARQILLSEELPVSTLAWRLGYASESAFSAAFRKATGHAPGGYRDAMAEAHVESPDWQARAKFL; translated from the coding sequence ATGCGCGCGCGTCCCGACTTCGCCGGCGATCCCCTGTCCGACCTGCTGGCCCTGCTGCAGGTGCGCAGCGGCGTTCCGCTGCGCATGACGGCCGGCGGAGCGTGGTCGCTGCGCTTTTCCGGTGACGGCAGCCTGAAGTTCATCGCCCAGGTGCGCGGACGCCTGTGCGTGCAGGTCGAGGGCGAGCCTGCTTCGTTCTGGCTGGAGCCCGGCGACTGCCTCCTGCTGCGCGGCAGCCGCCCCTACGTCGCCGGCACCGACCCGGCGCTGGCGCCAGACGACGGCGCGGCCCACTTCGCCGCCCTGCGTGAGCACGCCGGCGCGGTCCAGTGGGGCGAGGGCGAGGAACTGGAGATGGTGGCGGGCCGCTTCGAGATCGATCCGGCCCAGCGCGAGGTGCTGGAACAGCTGGCGCCGCCCGCCCTGTACCTGCGCGCCGCCTCCAGCGCCGCGCCGGCCCTGCAGGCCCTGCTGCAGCTGTACCGGGAGGAAGCCCGTGCGCCCGCGCTCGGCCAGCGCGCGCTGGCCGACGGGCTGGCGCGCATGGCGCTGGTGCAGGCCCTGCGCGCCCAGGAGGCGCCGGCCGGCTGGCTGGGCGCACTGCGCGACCCGAAGATCGGCGCCGCCCTGCGCCTGCTGCACGCCGAACCGGCGCGGCGCTGGACCGTGCAGGAGCTGGCCGCCGGGGTGGCGATGTCGCGCTCGGCCCTGGCGCTGCGCTTTCGCCGGCTGGTCGGCTGCGCCCCGCTGCACTACCTGCAGCAATGGCGCATGCGCCTGGCGCGCCAGATCCTCCTTTCGGAAGAGCTGCCGGTCTCCACACTGGCTTGGCGGCTGGGCTATGCGTCGGAAAGCGCGTTCAGCGCAGCGTTCCGCAAGGCCACTGGCCATGCGCCCGGCGGCTATCGTGATGCGATGGCCGAGGCGCATGTGGAAAGCCCTGACTGGCAAGCCAGGGCGAAGTTCCTATAA
- a CDS encoding GlxA family transcriptional regulator encodes MSAVPATAAALAPHRIVFAVYEGVCLLDLAGAQTTFWCASRHLEQRGLPGYALSTASIDGASVGTAEGPMLATERLGAPDTVADTVLVPGSAVIDKVMQDLGPLIDWLRGTEARRIASVCTGSFVLAAAGLLDGRRATTHWALCERLAALHPRVEVLPEAVYVRDDPVWTSAGVTTGIDMALAMVETDHGSELAMAVARELAVHVRRAGGESQHSSQLALQAGDGVQFDGLHRWIAANLADTELSVSVLARQVFMSPRNFARVYRQKTGLTPAKAVEQFRLEAARRLLQQSDRKLEQIAEDCGFGDAERMRASFLRHLGLSPSAYRRQHA; translated from the coding sequence ATGAGTGCTGTCCCCGCAACCGCAGCGGCGCTTGCGCCGCACCGCATCGTGTTCGCCGTCTACGAAGGCGTCTGCCTGCTCGACCTGGCCGGCGCCCAGACCACCTTCTGGTGCGCCTCGCGCCACCTCGAGCAGCGCGGATTGCCGGGCTATGCGCTGAGCACCGCCAGCATCGACGGCGCCAGCGTCGGCACCGCCGAGGGCCCGATGCTGGCCACGGAGCGCCTGGGCGCGCCGGACACCGTGGCGGACACGGTGCTGGTGCCGGGCAGCGCCGTGATCGACAAGGTCATGCAGGACCTGGGACCGCTGATCGACTGGCTGCGCGGGACCGAGGCGCGCCGCATCGCTTCGGTCTGCACCGGCTCCTTCGTGCTGGCCGCGGCCGGCCTGCTGGACGGCCGCCGCGCCACCACCCACTGGGCGCTGTGCGAGCGACTGGCCGCCCTCCACCCGCGGGTGGAGGTGCTGCCAGAAGCGGTCTACGTGCGCGACGACCCGGTCTGGACCTCGGCCGGGGTCACCACCGGCATCGACATGGCCCTGGCCATGGTCGAAACCGATCACGGGAGCGAGCTCGCGATGGCGGTGGCGCGCGAGCTGGCGGTGCACGTGCGGCGCGCCGGCGGCGAGTCGCAGCACAGCAGCCAGCTGGCGCTGCAGGCCGGCGACGGGGTCCAGTTCGACGGCCTGCACCGCTGGATCGCCGCCAACCTCGCCGACACCGAACTGAGCGTGTCCGTGCTGGCGCGCCAGGTCTTCATGAGCCCGCGCAACTTCGCGCGCGTCTATCGGCAGAAGACCGGCCTCACACCGGCCAAGGCGGTCGAGCAGTTCCGGCTGGAGGCCGCGCGCCGCCTGCTGCAGCAGTCCGACCGCAAGCTCGAGCAGATCGCCGAGGATTGCGGTTTCGGCGACGCCGAGCGCATGCGCGCCAGCTTCCTGCGCCACCTCGGACTGTCGCCCAGCGCCTATCGCCGCCAGCACGCCTGA